Proteins found in one Sphaeramia orbicularis chromosome 8, fSphaOr1.1, whole genome shotgun sequence genomic segment:
- the cox6a2 gene encoding cytochrome c oxidase subunit 6A2, mitochondrial has translation MSLSPAALAARRVLAAASSHEGGVRTWKILTFVLALPGVGVCMANAYMKGQAHSHEQPEFVPYPHLRIRTKKFPWGDGNHSLFHNSHTNALPDGFEESHH, from the exons ATGTCTCTCTCTCCGGCTGCCTTGGCTGCTCGTCGAGTGTTGGCTGCTGCGTCAAGCCATGAGGGAGGAG TTCGCACCTGGAAGATCCTGACGTTCGTGCTGGCGCTGCCCGGTGTGGGCGTGTGCATGGCCAACGCCTACATGAAGGGTCAGGCTCACTCTCATGAGCAGCCGGAGTTTGTGCCGTATCCTCACCTTCGCATCCGCACCAAG AAGTTTCCCTGGGGCGATGGAAACCACTCTCTGTTCCACAACAGTCATACTAATGCCCTGCCCGACGGCTTCGAGGAGTCGCACCACTGA